A stretch of the Vigna radiata var. radiata cultivar VC1973A chromosome 7, Vradiata_ver6, whole genome shotgun sequence genome encodes the following:
- the LOC106765767 gene encoding zinc finger transcription factor YY1, whose product MEIHYSSSYFERRPILKSKAPAVKWVKEWVPQDLVTTGGKCMLLKWVTEDTLKTLKEKTTEPTMPEPEPEPTTEVLFLCSYDGCGKTFIDAGALRKHSHIHGERQYVCHYEGCGKKFLDSSKLKRHFLIHTGERDFVCPHEGCGKAFSLDFNLRSHMKTHSQENYHICPYPDCGKRYAHEYKLKNHIASHHEKNASVDVTKYTTPPSEKQTKTAKSSGGAYGSASSDRPYACPYDGCEKAYIHEYKLRLHLKREHPGLMPDENAEHAQANNVDNEMDEASDQDAYITKRSNGKIQKQSRPKPSLKLPPSKIAKRKVSTPTITVNKNSWPVKDEPFDEEDSEETEEDRDNVEDGWRYTGGNNEDDDEETEYED is encoded by the exons ATGGAGATTCACTACAGTAGCAGCTACTTCGAAAGACGTCCCATTCTCAAGTCCAAGGCTCCCGCAGTTAAATGGGTTAAAGAATG GGTTCCCCAAGATCTCGTAACAACTGGAGGAAAATGCATGCTCTTAAAATGGGTAACAG AGGATACCTTGAAGACCTTGAAAGAAAAGACAACAGAACCAACAATGCCTGAGCCAGAACCAGAGCCAACTACTGAAGTACTTTTTCTTTGTAGCTATGATGGATGTGGAAAGACATTCATAGATGCTGGTGCATTGAGGAAGCATTCTCACATCCATGGAGAGAGGCAATATGTCTGTCACTACGAGGGGTGTGGAAAG AAATTTCTGGATAGCTCAAAATTGAAAAGACATTTTCTCATTCATACAGGGGAGAGGGATTTTGTGTGTCCTCATGAAGGTTGTGGTAAG GCCTTTTCCTTGGATTTCAACTTAAGGTCTCATATGAAAACACATTCCCAAGAGAACTATCATATCTGCCCGTACCCAGATTGTGGAAAGAGATATGCTCACGAATACAAACTAAAGAATCACATTGCATCTCATCATGAAAAG AATGCATCAGTGGATGTGACAAAGTACACTACTCCACCTTCAGAGAAGCAAACAAAAACTGCTAAATCGTCTGGAGGGGCATATGGTTCTGCATCATCCGACCGTCCCTATGCATGTCCATATGATGGGTGTGAAAAGGCATATATCCATGAATACAAGCTTAGACTGCATTTGAAGAGGGAACACCCGGGGCTTATGCCTGATGAAAATGCTGAGCATGCTCAGGCTAATAATGTTGACAATGAAATGGATGAAGCAAGTGACCAAGATGCCTATATCACGAAACGGTCAAATGGTAAAATTCAGAAACAGAGTAGGCCTAAACCAAGTCTTAAGTTGCCTCCTTCCAAAATTGCAAAACGCAAAGTGTCCACTCCCACTATAActgtaaataaaaattcttgGCCCGTGAAAGATGAACCTTTTGATGAAGAAGATAGTGAGGAAACAGAAGAAGATCGTGACAATGTTGAAGATGGTTGGAGATATACTGGAGGAAACAATGAAGATGACGATGAAGAAACAGAATATGAAGACTGA
- the LOC106766813 gene encoding ubiquitin-like domain-containing CTD phosphatase — MATGSGLVSDSGSPEELTLIVKWSGKEYTVRVCGDDTVGELKRRICELTNVLPPRQKLLYPKLGSKLNDDSLFLSQLPLNSSLKMTMIGTTEEDLLLDPVDSPEILDDLELPKEEAVEIKDMEVNKRKLSRRINQLKIELRNPCRKGKKLLVLDIDYTLFDHRSTAENPLQLMRPYLHEFLTSVYAEYDIMIWSATSMKWINLKMGQLGVLDNPNYKITALLDHMGMITVQSSSRGVFECKPLGLIWAQFPEFYSASNTIMFDDLKRNFVMNPQNGLTIKPFRKAHANRDSDQELVKLTQYLLAIAEFDDLSNLDHHNWELFTEDNAKRRRHR; from the exons ATGGCTACGGGTTCGGGTTTGGTCTCGGATTCGGGTTCGCCGGAGGAACTGACGCTGATAGTGAAATGGAGCGGCAAGGAGTACACGGTTCGTGTCTGCGGCGACGACACGGTGGGTGAACTGAAACGGAGAATCTGCGAACTGACGAACGTGTTACCCCCTCGCCAGAAGCTGCTGTACCCGAAACTCGGTTCCAAACTCAACGATGATTCGCTCTTTCTCTCTCAACTCCCTCTCAATTCCTCGCTCAAGATGACCATGATCGG TACTACGGAGGAGGACTTGCTTCTGGATCCAGTGGATTCCCCTGAGATTCTCGACGATTTGGAACTGCCTAAGGAGGAAGCTGTTGAAATCAAAGACATGGAAGTCAACAAGCGAAAATTGAGCAGACGAATTAATCAACTCAAG ATTGAGCTTCGAAATCCGTGTCGCAAAGGAAAGAAACTGCTTGTTCTGGATATTGATTACACTCTCTTCGATCACCGCTCCACTGCTGAGAACCCCCTTCAGCTCATGAGACCTT ACCTTCACGAGTTTCTTACATCTGTATATGCAGAGTATGACATTATGATATGGTCTGCAACCAG CATGAAGTGGATTAACCTCAAGATGGGACAACTTGGGGTTCTGGATAATCCGAACTACAAAATCACCGCACTTCTTGACCACATGGGAATGATCACTGTTCAGTCTTCTTCTCGTGGGGTCTTTGAGTGCAAGCCTCTTGGTTTGATCTGGGCACAGTTCCCTGAg ttctacAGTGCTTCAAATACCATCATGTTTGATgatcttaaaagaaattttgtgATGAACCCACAGAATGGTTTGACGATCAAACCATTCAGGAAGGCTCATGCAAACCGAGACAGTGATCAGGAGCTTGTGAAACTTACTCAATACTTACTAGCCATTGCAGAGTTTGATGACTTGAGCAACCTTGATCACCATAATTGGGAGTTATTCACCGAGGACAATGCTAAAAGGCGTAGGCACAGATAA